One part of the Nymphalis io chromosome 22, ilAglIoxx1.1, whole genome shotgun sequence genome encodes these proteins:
- the LOC126777285 gene encoding V-type proton ATPase subunit G, with amino-acid sequence MASQTQGIQQLLAAEKRAAEKVSEARKRKAKRLKQAKEEAQDEVEKYRQERERQFKEFEAKHMGTREGVAAKIDAETKVKIEEMNKMVLAQQEAVINDILNLVYDIKPELHINYRI; translated from the exons ATGGCGAGTCAGACACAAGGAATCCAGCAACTTTTGGCTGCTGAGAAACGCGCCGCAGAAAAGGTTTCAGAGGCTAGAAAGC GGAAAGCAAAACGCCTAAAGCAAGCCAAGGAAGAGGCTCAAGATGAGGTTGAAAAGTACAGACAGGAACGTGAGCGACAGTTCAAAGAGTTTGAGGCCAAG CACATGGGCACAAGGGAAGGTGTTGCTGCTAAAATCGACGCAGAGACCAAGGTTAAGATCGAAGAAATGAACAAAATGGTTCTGGCACAGCAGGAAGCG gtGATCAATGACATCCTCAACTTGGTCTATGACATCAAACCTGAGCTGCACATCAATTATCGCATCTAA
- the LOC126777173 gene encoding uncharacterized protein LOC126777173: MVSVNFIIFRYIVLVLPGLYHSLEELPPGENHKEVVTETIIHHTINNLFRTLKLNKDSKQASFNEYNTLHQYFTKLTLQDYENLNEIIRLTRVNSKGEEDSLIAIINNVLEEDNSKTVQNEIEISKGPKFIELFLNNLQQLKREFNVDNEYANINENVLELLRGPNLKLKSVNVSDIESRLHKSEENDVISDNEFWEPSGRRIFKGERTKIKHYPFMATIQLFNNFHCAGSIIKSDLIITAASCLQLAWNNRFFRENPAFLSARVGSSFYNGGGEVIPILEVYFYPGYNPKNLKDNLCLLRLTRHLKFKRRQKNIKKIDFDRNEFKLPLNTPGITVVGWGAREHSSIIGNPWKNKLSEAVLDFYPLRECQEVYSRQYVSKKNFCAGFFSRGGGACNRDVGGPGILYGKLLGVISFGSPVCGMPDAPTVFTKLGYYSDWIEDIMEQYVPVSKKRTTLKPSYEPHTAPFRYAPPKPTTFKIGPITGKIMTPIPISQIDSQLRIIDENVFKDFLATMFNSKEINEYKDILKDDDDDNAIIDFVANDTDIEETVSHTTIPVTEPRNIVDPHTSLLDGSVDYESGKKYIDTAYTVMDPENNLYEEDFSKKISKIMDNVDFEQIVKEEVMVPLKIEKNTNHIIKEADELVTSDEKRINIKMISGDKTNQKKDVGMSIPGNIFEDLTRAKEDVNDVLPESVLYELLSDVIRDEVGNTN; the protein is encoded by the exons ATGGTTTCTGTTAATTTTATCATCTTCAGGTACATAGTCTTAGTATTACCTGGTTTGTATCATAGCCTTGAAGAACTACCACCAGGGGAAAATCACAAGGAAGTTGTTACTGAAACCATTATTCATCATACGATCAACAATCTTTTTAGAACTCTTAAACTAAATAAAGACAGTAAACAGGCAAGTTTTAACGAGTATAATACTTTACACCAATATTTCACAAAATTGACGTTACAAGATTATGAAAACCTAAACGAAATAATAAGACTTACAAGAGTAAATAGTAAAGGTGAAGAAGATAGTTTAATTGCAATCATAAATAATGTGCTTGAAGAAGACAATTCGAAGACTGtacaaaatgaaatagaaaTTAGTAAAGGGCCTAAAttcatagaattatttttaaacaaccttCAACAATTGAAACGTGAATTTAACGTTGATAACGAATACGCGaacataaatgaaaatgttcTAGAACTTTTGCGAggtccaaatttaaaattaaaatcagtgAATGTATCAGATATAGAATCTAGACTGCATAAGTCTGAAGAGAATGATGTTATTTCTGATAATGAGTTCTGGG AACCGAGTGGACGTAGAATATTTAAAGGTGAAAGGACAAAGATAAAACACTATCCTTTCATGGCCACGATTCAGCTTTTCAATAACTTTCACTGTGCAGGATCTATAATTAAATCTGATCTTATTATAACCGCTGCTTCGTGTTTACAACT agctTGGAACAATCGTTTCTTCCGAGAAAATCCTGCTTTTCTCTCAGCTCGTGTTGGCAGCAGTTTTTACAATGGAGGCGGAGAGGTTATACCCATTCTAGAAGTCTACTTTTATCCTGGATATAACCCTAAAAACTTGAAAGACAATTTATGCTTACTGCGACTTACCAGGCATTTGAAATTTAAACGACGccaaaaaaatatcaagaaaatCGACTTTGATAGAAATGAGTTCAAGCTTCCTTTGAATACTCCCGGAATTACAGTTGTTGGTTGGGGTGCGAGAGAG caCAGCTCAATTATTGGTAACCCTTGGAAAAATAAATTGTCCGAAGCTGTTCTTGATTTTTATCCACTGAGAGAATGCCAGGAGGTTTATTCCag ACAATACGTCTCAAAGAAGAATTTCTGTGCTGGCTTCTTTTCACGAGGTGGAGGAGCTTGTAAT CGAGATGTTGGAGGTCCAGGTATATTATATGGAAAATTACTTGGTGTGATAAGCTTCGGTTCACCAGTTTGTGGCATGCCTGATGCTCCAACCGTCTTCACAAAACTGGGCTACTATAGTGATTGGATTGAGGATATAATGGAGCAG TACGTTCCAGTGTCAAAGAAGCGAACAACTCTTAAGCCCTCATATGAACCTCACACAGCTCCTTTTAGATACGCACCACCGAAACCGACCACCTTCAAAATAGGACCGATAACTGGAAAAATAATGACTCCTATACCAATCTCTCAAATCGATTCTCAACTCAGAATAATTGATGAAAATGTTTTCAAAGATTTCCTCGCTACCATGTTTAATAGTAAAgaaataaacgaatataaagatattttaaaagatgACGATGACGATAATGCTATAATCGATTTTGTCGCTAATGATACAGATATCGAGGAAACAGTTTCGCATACAACTATTCCGGTCACTGAACCTCGGAATATAGTCGATCCACATACATCGCTGCTAGATGGATCAGTAGATTACGAAAgcggtaaaaaatatattgacacaGCGTATACAGTTATGGATCCAGAAAATAATCTTTACGAAGAAGattttagcaaaaaaatatccaaaataaTGGATAATGTAGACTTTGAGCAAATCGTAAAAGAAGAAGTTATGGTTccattaaaaatagaaaaaaatacaaatcatatAATCAAAGAAGCTGATGAATTAGTAACGTCCGATGAAAAacgtatcaatattaaaatgatttctgGCGATAAAACAAACCAAAAAAAAGATGTAGGTATGAGTATTCCAGGTAATATTTTTGAAGATTTAACAAGGGCTAAAGAGGATGTGAATGATGTTTTACCAGAAAGTGTTTTGTACGAATTATTATCTGATGTTATAAGAGATGAAGTTGGAAATACAAATTAA
- the LOC126777273 gene encoding cytochrome c oxidase subunit 4 isoform 1, mitochondrial-like isoform X2 has protein sequence MFPLVKSPLTFKPRSQFIRTVYGYWRIGCRDVVGHGINGSANYKDDALFPFPAIRFKENTREICALREKERGDWRLLCCEEKKELYRASFCQTFAEFKAPTGQWKFIMGWVFICTSFAFWASMFCHYYVYEPLPSSFSKASQKAQLRRMLELRVNPIDGISSLWDYDNDRWK, from the exons atgtttccaTTAGTTAAATCTCCTTTGACCTTTAAACCAAGGTCGCAATTCATCAGAACTGTTTATGGTTACTGGAGAATCGGCTGCAGGGATGTCGTGGGGCACGGCATCAATGGTTCTGCGAACTACAAAGACGATGCCCTGTTTCCATTTCCAGCGATCcgatttaaagaaaatacaagAGAGATTTGT GCCCTAAGAGAAAAAGAGAGAGGTGACTGGCGACTGCTATGTTGTGAAGAGAAGAAAGAATTGTACCGTGCCTCCTTCTGCCAGACCTTCGCAGAATTCAAAGCCCCGACTGGACAGTGGAAATTTATTATGGGCTGGGTCTTTATATGCACTTCCTTTGCTTTCTGGGCTTCTATGTTCTGCCATTACTATG tATACGAGCCACTACCCAGCTCGTTCTCTAAGGCGTCACAAAAAGCCCAGCTACGTAGGATGCTGGAGCTACGTGTGAACCCTATAGACGGTATCTCCTCTTTGTGGGACTATGACAACGATCGATGGAAG TAA
- the LOC126777239 gene encoding uncharacterized protein LOC126777239 isoform X2 codes for MAVTVKILSGLILITISAAHIEHKDFDKTSSDDMERENIVRRNNDDNEWQYEGMTIELPLRRTYNVQKNNSKKPTADPGLDRRYRRIYNADETTYIEDYPFLAALLVNKQLWCGAAIIDSDRILTAAHCLQLQYNNRFFREYVKMLTVRVGSSNATSGGDIYRVIEIFFHPNYKPNTLEFNFAVLKLHKNISFDGQDNKVAKIDYSTDRIVPTDSNITFLGWGSVLSTGGLGGQVLLQKLVLPIYDLADCQEVYGRDLVTRSNFCAGYITLAKNVCNHDAGGPAIMDGLLVGILSFSSKRCDKPDQPAVFSTVGQIADWLETLSEKKISLINTAIKNPDWNDKRE; via the exons atggCGGTTACTGTTAAGATACTATCGGGTCTGATATTGATCACGATATCTGCGGCCCACATAGAACACaaagattttgataaaacttcTTCAGACGACA TGGAACGTGAAAACATCGTCCGCAGGAACAATGACGATAATGAGTGGCAATACGAAGGAATGACCATTGAATTACCTCTCAGAAGGACTTATAATGTTCAGAAAAACAATTCTA AAAAACCGACAGCCGACCCAGGACTGGATCGACGATACCGTCGCATTTACAACGCCGATGAGACCACATACATAGAAGATTACCCATTTCTTGCTGCGCTGCTGGTGAACAAGCAACTATGGTGTGGAGCTGCTATTATCGACTCTGATAGGATACTGACGGCAGCGCACTGTTTACAATT ACAGTACAACAACCGTTTCTTCCGTGAATATGTGAAGATGCTCACAGTTCGAGTCGGTTCTTCAAACGCAACATCCGGTGGCGATATATACCGTGTCATTGAAATCTTCTTCCATCCAAACTACAAGCCCAATACATTGGAATTCAATTTTGCTGTCTTGAAACTGCATAAGAATATTTCCTTTGATGGACAAGATAATAAAGTTGCGAAGATCGATTATTCGACTGATAGAATTGTGCCCACTGATAGCAATATTACATTTTTGGGATGGGGTTCAGTCTTG AGCACAGGTGGCTTGGGCGGTCAAGTGCTGCTTCAGAAACTAGTCTTACCTATTTACGACCTAGCCGACTGCCAAGAAGTATACGGACG TGACCTTGTCACGCGGAGTAATTTCTGCGCAGGATACATAACTTTAGCGAAAAACGTTTGTAAT caTGACGCAGGTGGCCCTGCGATAATGGATGGATTACTCGTTGGGATCCTCTCGTTCTCATCGAAGCGCTGCGATAAGCCAGACCAACCCGCAGTATTCTCCACCGTTGGGCAAATTGCAGACTGGCTTGAGACTCTATCAGAGAAGAAGATAAGTCTTAT aAATACAGCAATAAAGAACCCCGATTGGAACGACAAAAGGGAATAA
- the LOC126777273 gene encoding cytochrome c oxidase subunit 4 isoform 1, mitochondrial-like isoform X1 — protein sequence MFPLVKSPLTFKPRSQFIRTVYGYWRIGCRDVVGHGINGSANYKDDALFPFPAIRFKENTREICALREKERGDWRLLCCEEKKELYRASFCQTFAEFKAPTGQWKFIMGWVFICTSFAFWASMFCHYYVYEPLPSSFSKASQKAQLRRMLELRVNPIDGISSLWDYDNDRWKVKINLTIVYNVHT from the exons atgtttccaTTAGTTAAATCTCCTTTGACCTTTAAACCAAGGTCGCAATTCATCAGAACTGTTTATGGTTACTGGAGAATCGGCTGCAGGGATGTCGTGGGGCACGGCATCAATGGTTCTGCGAACTACAAAGACGATGCCCTGTTTCCATTTCCAGCGATCcgatttaaagaaaatacaagAGAGATTTGT GCCCTAAGAGAAAAAGAGAGAGGTGACTGGCGACTGCTATGTTGTGAAGAGAAGAAAGAATTGTACCGTGCCTCCTTCTGCCAGACCTTCGCAGAATTCAAAGCCCCGACTGGACAGTGGAAATTTATTATGGGCTGGGTCTTTATATGCACTTCCTTTGCTTTCTGGGCTTCTATGTTCTGCCATTACTATG tATACGAGCCACTACCCAGCTCGTTCTCTAAGGCGTCACAAAAAGCCCAGCTACGTAGGATGCTGGAGCTACGTGTGAACCCTATAGACGGTATCTCCTCTTTGTGGGACTATGACAACGATCGATGGAAGGTAAAAATAAACCTCACTATAGTCTATAATGTCCATACATAA
- the LOC126777239 gene encoding uncharacterized protein LOC126777239 isoform X1, with translation MAVTVKILSGLILITISAAHIEHKDFDKTSSDDMERENIVRRNNDDNEWQYEGMTIELPLRRTYNVQKNNSTEKPTADPGLDRRYRRIYNADETTYIEDYPFLAALLVNKQLWCGAAIIDSDRILTAAHCLQLQYNNRFFREYVKMLTVRVGSSNATSGGDIYRVIEIFFHPNYKPNTLEFNFAVLKLHKNISFDGQDNKVAKIDYSTDRIVPTDSNITFLGWGSVLSTGGLGGQVLLQKLVLPIYDLADCQEVYGRDLVTRSNFCAGYITLAKNVCNHDAGGPAIMDGLLVGILSFSSKRCDKPDQPAVFSTVGQIADWLETLSEKKISLINTAIKNPDWNDKRE, from the exons atggCGGTTACTGTTAAGATACTATCGGGTCTGATATTGATCACGATATCTGCGGCCCACATAGAACACaaagattttgataaaacttcTTCAGACGACA TGGAACGTGAAAACATCGTCCGCAGGAACAATGACGATAATGAGTGGCAATACGAAGGAATGACCATTGAATTACCTCTCAGAAGGACTTATAATGTTCAGAAAAACAATTCTA CAGAAAAACCGACAGCCGACCCAGGACTGGATCGACGATACCGTCGCATTTACAACGCCGATGAGACCACATACATAGAAGATTACCCATTTCTTGCTGCGCTGCTGGTGAACAAGCAACTATGGTGTGGAGCTGCTATTATCGACTCTGATAGGATACTGACGGCAGCGCACTGTTTACAATT ACAGTACAACAACCGTTTCTTCCGTGAATATGTGAAGATGCTCACAGTTCGAGTCGGTTCTTCAAACGCAACATCCGGTGGCGATATATACCGTGTCATTGAAATCTTCTTCCATCCAAACTACAAGCCCAATACATTGGAATTCAATTTTGCTGTCTTGAAACTGCATAAGAATATTTCCTTTGATGGACAAGATAATAAAGTTGCGAAGATCGATTATTCGACTGATAGAATTGTGCCCACTGATAGCAATATTACATTTTTGGGATGGGGTTCAGTCTTG AGCACAGGTGGCTTGGGCGGTCAAGTGCTGCTTCAGAAACTAGTCTTACCTATTTACGACCTAGCCGACTGCCAAGAAGTATACGGACG TGACCTTGTCACGCGGAGTAATTTCTGCGCAGGATACATAACTTTAGCGAAAAACGTTTGTAAT caTGACGCAGGTGGCCCTGCGATAATGGATGGATTACTCGTTGGGATCCTCTCGTTCTCATCGAAGCGCTGCGATAAGCCAGACCAACCCGCAGTATTCTCCACCGTTGGGCAAATTGCAGACTGGCTTGAGACTCTATCAGAGAAGAAGATAAGTCTTAT aAATACAGCAATAAAGAACCCCGATTGGAACGACAAAAGGGAATAA
- the LOC126777274 gene encoding cytochrome c oxidase subunit 4 isoform 1, mitochondrial — translation MANFLLRRALLDAVRVPIGARASSELAKVGSREWVGYGFNGQPNYVDRPDFPLPAVRFRPDTPDIKALREKEKGDWRKLTLEEKKALYRASFCQTFAEFQAPTGEWKGALGWALCIASLSVWIYMGMKLFVYSPLPDSFDDEHQKAQLKRMLDLKVNPVDGLSSKWDYENNRWK, via the exons ATGGCAAATTTCCTGTTGCGTCGTGCGCTGTTAGATGCAGTCCGTGTACCCATTGGTGCCCGAGCTTCCAGTGAACTTGCCAAG gtTGGCAGTCGGGAGTGGGTAGGCTACGGTTTCAATGGTCAGCCCAATTATGTAGACAGGCCTGACTTCCCCCTTCCCGCCGTCAGGTTCCGTCCCGACACACCCGACATCaag GCACTCCGTGAAAAGGAAAAGGGTGATTGGCGTAAGCTGACCCTGGAAGAGAAGAAAGCCCTCTACCGCGCTTCCTTCTGCCAGACCTTCGCTGAGTTCCAGGCTCCCACTGGTGAATGGAAAGGAGCTCTCGGCTGGGCACTTTGCATCGCTTCCCTCTCAGTCTGGATTTACATGGGCATGAAGTTGTttg tATACAGTCCTCTGCCTGACTCCTTCGATGATGAGCACCAGAAGGCTCAGCTGAAGCGTATGTTGGACTTGAAGGTGAACCCCGTCGACGGATTATCCTCCAAGTGGGACTATGAGAACAACCGCTGGAAGTAA